A genome region from Deinococcus aerolatus includes the following:
- the rimM gene encoding ribosome maturation factor RimM (Essential for efficient processing of 16S rRNA), with product MTDANTAGTEITRLGHFLGPHGVQGGVKVYVLGDAAQFRTLRRVYVEGRGWLKVVRTTQLAPGVALQLAGLSTREGAEALRGLNVYAADDELPTPEDGVYYFHELRGLTLSDAQGTELGTVKDVLDAGHQDLLVVTHDGGEALLPLQAPYVTVHLNARRRPQSLSLTADAPEGLLGEADEPDEPEGADT from the coding sequence GTGACCGACGCGAACACCGCAGGCACCGAGATCACCCGCCTGGGCCACTTCTTGGGGCCGCACGGCGTCCAGGGCGGGGTCAAGGTTTACGTCCTGGGGGACGCGGCGCAGTTCAGGACGCTGCGGCGCGTGTATGTGGAAGGACGCGGCTGGCTCAAGGTGGTGCGGACCACCCAGCTGGCCCCCGGCGTGGCGCTGCAACTGGCGGGCCTGTCCACGCGCGAGGGAGCCGAGGCGCTGCGCGGCCTGAACGTTTACGCTGCCGACGATGAACTGCCCACGCCCGAGGACGGCGTGTACTACTTTCACGAATTGCGCGGCCTGACCCTCAGTGACGCGCAGGGCACAGAGCTGGGAACCGTGAAAGACGTGCTGGACGCCGGGCATCAGGACCTGCTGGTGGTGACGCATGACGGGGGCGAGGCGCTGCTTCCCCTGCAGGCGCCGTATGTCACCGTCCACCTGAATGCCCGGCGGCGGCCCCAGTCGCTGTCGCTGACGGCCGACGCGCCCGAGGGGCTGCTGGGTGAGGCGGACGAGCCAGACGAACCGGAGGGGGCCGACACTTGA
- the rpsP gene encoding 30S ribosomal protein S16 — MVKIRLSRFGSTHNPHYRIVVTDSRVARDGGYIENLGHYDPRKTSENYLKVHVDRAQYWLGVGAQPTDTARRLLKSQGVKFS; from the coding sequence ATGGTCAAGATTCGCCTGTCCCGCTTCGGTTCCACCCATAACCCCCACTACCGCATTGTCGTGACCGACAGCCGTGTCGCCCGCGACGGCGGCTACATCGAGAACCTGGGGCACTACGATCCCCGCAAGACCTCCGAGAACTACCTGAAGGTCCACGTGGACCGCGCCCAGTACTGGCTCGGCGTCGGGGCCCAGCCCACCGACACCGCCCGCCGCCTGCTGAAGTCGCAGGGCGTCAAGTTCTCCTGA
- a CDS encoding KH domain-containing protein, with the protein MKSDPTDLTLFLAQSVVDQPSLVRVSKRGPTVMVRVAPGEEGRLIGRQGRVIQAIRTLVRAASDPRERVNVDLDAPRKG; encoded by the coding sequence ATGAAGAGCGATCCGACTGACCTGACCCTGTTCCTGGCGCAAAGCGTGGTGGATCAGCCGTCGCTGGTGCGTGTGTCCAAGCGCGGACCCACCGTGATGGTGCGCGTCGCCCCCGGCGAGGAGGGCCGCCTGATCGGCCGCCAGGGCCGCGTGATCCAGGCCATTCGCACGCTGGTGCGCGCCGCCAGCGATCCCCGCGAGCGCGTGAACGTCGATCTGGACGCCCCGCGCAAGGGTTGA